A part of Deltaproteobacteria bacterium genomic DNA contains:
- the dnaK gene encoding molecular chaperone DnaK, producing the protein MGKVIGIDLGTTNSCVALMDGGTPQIVANAEGARTTPSMVAFTDSGEKLVGQIAKRQAVTNPERTVFAVKRLIGRKFQSSEVERFQQISPFGVEAAENGDAWVRVGDKLAPPQEISALVLAKMRETASDFLGEPVTDAVITVPAYFNDAQRQATKEAGRIAGLNVLRIINEPTAAALAYGLDKDAGHQRIAVFDLGGGTFDISVLELGDGVFEVKSTNGDTFLGGEDFDERIVDWLIKGFQEQSAIDLRGDKMALQRLKEAAERAKCELSSTPTTEINLPFIGADASGPKHLNLTLTRERLEALVADLIERLVGPCEMAVSDAGLAKGELDHVILVGGMTRMPRIQEKVAEIFGKAPHKGVNPDEVVAAGAAIQGGVLKGEVSDVLLLDVTPLSLGVETQGGVFTRIIERNTTIPTRKGQVFSTTEDNQNVVRVHVLQGEREMAADNQTLGRFELLGIPPAPRGVPQIEVTFDIDTDGVVKVSAKDLGTGRSQEIAVTAGSGLSEEQIRTLCSDADANKEADRRRRELAELRNRADGLVYSTESTLADYGEHVTAEEKSALEAALARTREALAAADAGEIQAAVDALTQLSYKMTEKLYSALGGESPGGG; encoded by the coding sequence TTGGGCAAGGTGATCGGGATCGACCTCGGGACGACGAACTCCTGCGTCGCCCTCATGGACGGCGGCACGCCGCAGATCGTCGCCAACGCCGAGGGCGCGCGCACGACGCCCTCGATGGTCGCCTTCACCGATTCGGGCGAGAAGCTGGTCGGCCAGATCGCCAAGCGCCAGGCCGTCACCAACCCCGAGCGCACCGTCTTCGCGGTCAAGCGCCTGATCGGCCGCAAGTTCCAGTCGTCCGAGGTCGAGCGCTTCCAGCAGATCTCGCCCTTCGGCGTCGAGGCCGCCGAGAACGGCGACGCCTGGGTGCGGGTCGGCGACAAGCTGGCGCCGCCCCAGGAGATCTCCGCGCTGGTGCTGGCCAAGATGCGCGAGACCGCCTCCGACTTCCTGGGTGAGCCCGTGACCGACGCCGTGATCACGGTGCCGGCCTACTTCAACGACGCGCAGCGCCAGGCCACCAAGGAGGCCGGCCGGATCGCGGGGCTCAACGTCCTGCGCATCATCAACGAGCCGACCGCGGCGGCGCTGGCCTACGGCCTCGACAAGGACGCGGGTCACCAGCGCATCGCGGTCTTCGACCTCGGCGGCGGCACCTTCGACATCTCGGTCCTCGAGCTCGGCGACGGCGTCTTCGAGGTGAAGAGCACCAACGGTGACACCTTCCTGGGCGGCGAGGACTTCGACGAGCGCATCGTCGACTGGCTGATCAAGGGCTTCCAGGAGCAGAGCGCGATCGACCTGCGCGGCGACAAGATGGCGCTGCAGCGGCTCAAGGAGGCGGCCGAGCGCGCCAAGTGCGAGCTCTCCTCGACGCCGACCACCGAGATCAACCTGCCCTTCATCGGGGCCGACGCCTCGGGGCCGAAGCACCTGAACCTGACCCTCACCCGCGAGCGGCTCGAGGCCCTGGTCGCCGACCTGATCGAGCGCCTGGTCGGGCCCTGCGAGATGGCGGTGTCCGACGCGGGCCTCGCGAAGGGCGAGCTCGACCACGTGATCCTGGTCGGCGGCATGACGCGCATGCCGCGCATCCAGGAGAAGGTCGCCGAGATCTTCGGCAAGGCGCCGCACAAGGGCGTGAACCCCGACGAGGTGGTGGCGGCCGGCGCCGCGATCCAGGGCGGCGTCCTGAAGGGCGAGGTCTCCGACGTCCTGCTGCTCGACGTGACCCCGCTCTCGCTCGGCGTCGAGACCCAGGGCGGCGTCTTCACCCGGATCATCGAGCGCAACACCACGATTCCGACCCGCAAGGGACAGGTGTTCTCGACCACCGAGGACAACCAGAACGTGGTGCGCGTGCACGTGCTCCAGGGCGAGCGCGAGATGGCCGCCGACAACCAGACGCTCGGGCGCTTCGAGCTGCTCGGCATCCCGCCCGCCCCGCGCGGCGTGCCCCAGATCGAGGTCACCTTCGACATCGACACCGACGGCGTGGTCAAGGTCTCCGCCAAGGACCTCGGTACCGGGCGCAGCCAGGAGATCGCGGTCACCGCGGGCAGCGGCCTCAGCGAGGAGCAGATCCGCACGCTGTGCAGTGACGCCGACGCCAACAAGGAAGCCGACCGCCGCCGCCGCGAGCTGGCCGAGCTGCGCAACCGCGCCGACGGCCTCGTGTACTCGACGGAGTCGACGCTCGCCGACTACGGCGAGCACGTGACGGCCGAGGAGAAGAGCGCGCTCGAGGCGGCGCTCGCGCGCACCCGCGAGGCGCTCGCCGCCGCCGACGCCGGCGAGATCCAGGCCGCCGTCGACGCGCTCACCCAGCTCTCCTACAAGATGACCGAGAAGCTCTACTCGGCGCTCGGCGGCGAGAGCCCGGGCGGGGGTTGA
- the dnaJ gene encoding molecular chaperone DnaJ, with amino-acid sequence MAKRDYYEVLGVDRSADAEALKKAYRKLALQHHPDRNPDDPAAEEKFKEASEAYAVLSDPEKRRAYDRFGHEGVAGAGGPGFGDFGDLGAFGDVLNDLFGDLFGQRGGSGARRRGRGRRGADLRYQLDLDLVEVLEGKDARISIPKMRPCGSCSGSGARAGTRPESCGRCRGTGQLMFQQGFFRISRPCDACGGAGEIVRERCTSCRGQGRVESQQTLSVKIPPGVESGTRLRLAGEGEAGIEGGPSGDLYVDVVVRSHPFFTRDGSDLHCQVPVSFVQAALGAEIEVPTLEGKIPMRMPEGTQSGRVLRLAGKGLPALGRRGRGDVLVQIFVEVPTKLTDRQRELLEQFAEESGTEVSPVTRSFVEKLRDFFS; translated from the coding sequence TTGGCCAAGCGCGACTACTACGAGGTGCTCGGGGTCGATCGCTCCGCCGACGCCGAGGCGCTGAAGAAGGCCTACCGGAAGCTGGCCCTGCAGCACCACCCGGACCGCAACCCGGACGACCCCGCCGCCGAGGAGAAGTTCAAGGAGGCGTCGGAGGCCTACGCCGTCCTCTCGGATCCCGAGAAGCGCCGCGCCTACGACCGCTTCGGCCACGAGGGCGTTGCGGGTGCGGGTGGCCCCGGCTTCGGCGACTTCGGCGACCTCGGCGCCTTCGGCGACGTGCTGAACGACCTCTTCGGCGATCTCTTCGGCCAGCGCGGCGGGAGCGGCGCGCGCCGCCGCGGCCGGGGCCGGCGCGGTGCCGACCTGCGCTACCAGCTCGACCTCGACCTCGTCGAGGTGCTCGAGGGCAAGGACGCCCGCATCTCGATCCCGAAGATGCGCCCGTGCGGGAGCTGCAGCGGCTCGGGCGCCCGTGCCGGCACCCGCCCCGAGAGCTGCGGCCGCTGCCGGGGCACCGGCCAGCTGATGTTCCAGCAGGGCTTCTTCCGGATCAGCCGGCCGTGCGACGCGTGCGGCGGCGCGGGCGAGATCGTGCGCGAGCGCTGCACCTCGTGCCGCGGCCAGGGGCGGGTCGAGAGCCAGCAGACCCTGTCCGTGAAGATCCCCCCCGGCGTCGAGAGCGGGACCCGCCTGCGCCTGGCCGGGGAGGGCGAGGCCGGCATCGAGGGCGGCCCCTCCGGCGACCTCTACGTCGACGTCGTCGTGCGCTCGCATCCCTTCTTCACGCGCGACGGTTCCGACCTCCACTGCCAGGTCCCGGTCTCCTTCGTGCAGGCGGCGCTCGGCGCCGAGATCGAGGTGCCGACGCTCGAGGGCAAGATCCCGATGCGCATGCCGGAGGGAACCCAGTCCGGCCGCGTGCTGCGGCTCGCGGGCAAGGGGCTGCCCGCGCTCGGCCGCCGCGGGCGCGGCGACGTCCTGGTCCAGATCTTCGTCGAGGTGCCGACCAAGCTCACCGACCGCCAGCGCGAGCTGCTCGAGCAGTTTGCCGAGGAGTCCGGAACGGAGGTGTCGCCGGTGACCCGGAGCTTCGTCGAGAAGCTGCGCGACTTCTTCAGTTGA
- a CDS encoding penicillin-binding protein activator, with product MRAGAALALLLAAAFGLGCALLPGAERGVGADRRIVDDALRAAERDPAIARGRLAAFLRTHPGSPLFDDAALALAQLERAAGDEAGAESTLRAALARQPRGDRTDAVRVELADLLVARGASDAAWVEAQRVRLGLVRDSERPRAARLVAELARAHGDRRAEALALARLRDETPAEGAAGYDAEIGRALAELPTPVLLQVAEGLGARPSAALVWLEIGERAEREGNRALAIRAFARAERATLTPSDGARLERLGADLEGRAAPGGLADAPPRLRDVDGELPLADTDELSGAIGVVLPLSGPFGSVAEQTLRGVLLAAGVYGRGASADVVAAEEAAPAGGLRVVVRDSGGTAAGAAEAVRALAAEPDVRAVVGPLLTEEVQAAADAAQETGLPLLALTRHESVVRPGAGVFRLALTRRMEAESLAEYAVGSRGLRRIAILYPKDDYGREFEELLWQAVEARGGRVVGVAGYVPGGRDLAAPIRSLVGWSLLSEDQRARLAARDAELARAAAAGTLPAAGAAATAAGAGLAPATARGAQPLSGAGFAVTDPDANELPPIVDFDALFVPDAPDMVGALVPQLAEQGVDGVVLFGPSAWHHPALLRDGGTRLEGAFFTSSFDAAHPAALVQEFDRRYASAFGEEPTVFAAQGFDAANLVALQLARGASDRESLRRSLLATELYPGVSGPTTFDPDGNARKRPFLLGVASGGLVSLE from the coding sequence ATGCGCGCGGGAGCGGCGCTGGCCCTGCTGCTGGCGGCAGCCTTCGGGCTGGGCTGCGCGCTGCTGCCCGGCGCCGAGCGCGGCGTCGGGGCGGACCGGCGCATCGTCGACGACGCGCTGCGTGCGGCCGAGCGGGATCCGGCGATCGCGCGCGGGCGCCTCGCCGCCTTCCTGCGCACCCATCCCGGGAGTCCCCTCTTCGACGACGCCGCCCTCGCGCTGGCGCAGCTCGAGCGTGCCGCCGGCGACGAAGCCGGCGCGGAGAGCACCCTGCGCGCCGCCCTCGCACGCCAGCCGCGCGGCGACCGCACCGACGCCGTGCGCGTCGAGCTCGCCGACCTGCTGGTCGCGCGCGGCGCGAGCGACGCCGCCTGGGTCGAGGCGCAGCGGGTCCGGCTCGGGCTCGTGCGCGACAGCGAACGCCCGCGTGCGGCGCGCCTGGTCGCCGAGCTGGCGCGCGCGCACGGCGACCGGCGGGCGGAGGCCCTGGCGCTCGCACGGCTGCGCGACGAGACCCCCGCCGAGGGCGCGGCCGGCTACGACGCCGAGATCGGCCGGGCGCTCGCGGAGCTGCCGACGCCGGTCCTGCTCCAGGTCGCCGAGGGGCTCGGTGCCCGCCCGTCGGCGGCGCTGGTCTGGCTCGAGATCGGCGAGCGCGCCGAGCGCGAGGGCAACCGGGCGCTCGCGATCCGCGCCTTCGCGCGCGCCGAGCGCGCCACCCTGACTCCTTCCGACGGCGCGCGCCTCGAGCGGCTGGGCGCCGATCTCGAGGGGCGCGCGGCGCCGGGCGGACTGGCCGATGCTCCGCCCCGCCTGCGCGACGTCGACGGCGAGCTTCCGCTCGCCGACACGGATGAATTGTCAGGAGCGATCGGGGTGGTGCTGCCGCTCTCGGGCCCCTTCGGCTCCGTCGCCGAGCAGACGCTGCGCGGCGTGCTGCTGGCGGCGGGCGTCTACGGGCGCGGCGCCAGCGCCGATGTGGTGGCCGCGGAGGAGGCCGCCCCGGCGGGCGGCCTGCGCGTCGTCGTGCGCGACAGCGGCGGGACGGCGGCCGGCGCGGCCGAGGCGGTGCGCGCGCTGGCGGCCGAGCCCGACGTGCGCGCGGTCGTCGGCCCGCTCCTCACCGAGGAGGTGCAGGCGGCGGCCGACGCCGCCCAGGAGACCGGCCTGCCGCTGCTCGCGCTCACCCGACACGAGTCGGTGGTACGGCCGGGGGCGGGGGTGTTCCGGCTGGCGCTGACGCGGCGCATGGAGGCCGAGTCGCTCGCCGAGTACGCGGTCGGGAGCCGGGGCCTGCGCCGCATCGCGATCCTGTACCCGAAGGACGACTACGGTCGCGAGTTCGAGGAGCTGCTCTGGCAGGCGGTGGAGGCGCGCGGCGGCCGCGTGGTGGGTGTGGCCGGCTACGTCCCGGGCGGCCGCGACCTGGCCGCACCGATCCGCTCGCTGGTCGGCTGGTCGCTGCTCTCGGAGGACCAGCGCGCCCGCCTCGCCGCGCGCGACGCCGAGCTGGCGCGCGCGGCGGCCGCCGGCACGTTGCCGGCGGCCGGGGCTGCGGCGACGGCCGCCGGCGCCGGTCTCGCCCCGGCCACCGCGCGGGGTGCGCAGCCGCTCTCCGGCGCGGGCTTCGCGGTGACCGATCCCGACGCGAACGAGCTGCCTCCGATCGTGGACTTCGACGCCCTCTTCGTCCCCGACGCGCCGGACATGGTGGGCGCGCTCGTGCCGCAGCTCGCAGAGCAGGGGGTCGACGGGGTCGTCCTGTTCGGGCCGAGCGCCTGGCACCATCCCGCGCTGCTCCGCGACGGCGGCACGCGTCTCGAAGGCGCCTTCTTCACCTCCTCCTTCGACGCCGCACACCCCGCGGCGCTCGTGCAGGAGTTCGACCGCCGCTACGCGAGCGCCTTCGGCGAGGAGCCGACCGTCTTCGCGGCGCAGGGCTTCGACGCCGCCAACCTGGTGGCGCTCCAGCTCGCCCGCGGCGCCAGCGACCGCGAGTCGCTGCGCCGCTCGCTGCTCGCGACGGAGCTCTATCCCGGCGTCTCCGGGCCCACCACCTTCGACCCCGACGGCAACGCCCGCAAGCGGCCCTTCCTGCTCGGCGTCGCGAGCGGCGGGCTGGTCTCGCTGGAGTAG
- a CDS encoding acyl-CoA thioesterase II, producing MTDADDRARIDRLLAVLDVEELDADLYRGRNEGGRPGRIFGGQVAAQALVAASRTLPAGRFAHSLHGYFLRPGDPGIPVIYTVQRLRDGKSFATRHVIALQRGKAIFDASVSFQVPERGYEHQMAMPEAPAPESLPTREELVRRHFEAIPEADRHWVAQKRAIDTRHAELPTYFGGGPRQGQNLVWFRVSCRLDDDLDRHQHLLTYMSDMTLLDNAVLPHGRSGALGPLMVASIDHTLWFHRPARVDDWLLYVQDSPAAVGARGFARGSIFTREGVLVASVAQEGLLRPVHRAEDRSE from the coding sequence GTGACCGACGCAGACGACCGCGCCCGCATCGACCGCCTGCTCGCCGTGCTCGACGTCGAGGAGCTCGACGCCGATCTCTACCGGGGCCGGAACGAGGGCGGGCGCCCGGGGCGGATCTTCGGCGGGCAGGTGGCCGCGCAGGCGCTGGTGGCGGCGAGCCGCACGCTCCCGGCCGGGCGCTTCGCACACTCGCTGCACGGCTACTTCCTGCGTCCCGGCGACCCCGGTATTCCGGTGATCTACACCGTGCAGCGTCTGCGTGACGGAAAGTCGTTCGCGACCCGCCACGTGATCGCGCTCCAGCGCGGCAAGGCGATCTTCGACGCCTCGGTCTCGTTCCAGGTCCCGGAGCGCGGCTACGAGCACCAGATGGCGATGCCCGAGGCGCCCGCGCCCGAGTCGCTGCCGACCCGCGAGGAGCTCGTGCGCCGCCATTTCGAGGCGATCCCGGAGGCCGACCGCCACTGGGTGGCGCAGAAGCGCGCCATCGACACGCGGCACGCCGAGCTTCCGACCTATTTCGGCGGCGGCCCGCGCCAGGGCCAGAACCTGGTCTGGTTCCGCGTCTCGTGCCGGCTCGACGACGACCTCGACCGCCACCAGCACCTCCTCACCTACATGTCCGACATGACGCTCCTCGACAACGCCGTGCTCCCGCACGGCCGGAGCGGGGCGCTCGGCCCGCTGATGGTGGCGAGCATCGACCACACGCTCTGGTTCCACCGCCCGGCGCGCGTCGACGACTGGCTCCTCTACGTGCAGGACAGCCCGGCGGCGGTCGGCGCGCGCGGCTTCGCGCGCGGCAGCATCTTCACGCGCGAGGGCGTGCTCGTGGCGTCGGTCGCGCAGGAGGGGCTCCTGCGCCCGGTCCACCGCGCGGAGGACCGCTCGGAGTAG
- the lon gene encoding endopeptidase La, whose product MSDPDDPIELPDELPVVPLRQFVVFPYMALPLFLARDRSVQAVDEALAGDRCVLLVAQRDGDLEDPDPDDLHPFGTVAMVMRSMRLPDGRVKALVQGLARAQVESYSETDASFAIRARVRPVEADREPPWSVEIEAVMRAVRSRVEELLGLKSLPPEVLAVAQNVQEPGRLADLVASNLKLRLGDAQEVLALRDPLARLRRVDTLLRRELEVSAVQAEIQSQAKEELSRGHREQFLREQLRAIQAELGDADPRYEEIEEYREKLRAAELPAEAEAEAARQLQRLERMHPDGPEAQVLRGFLDWMVELPWSAASPDRIDLAQARAILDADHAHLERIKDRILEHLGVRKLRPEAHGPILCFVGPPGVGKTSLGRSIARAMGREFVRVSLGGVRDEAEIRGHRRTYVGALPGRILQGLRQAGTRNPVFMLDEIDKLGADFRGDPASALLEVLDPEQNAKFSDHYLNTPFDLSRVLWITTANLLDPIPSPLRDRMEVIRLSGYTPEEKVEIAGSFLIPRQMEEHGLPADRIQWTAGSVERLVAEYTAEAGVRNLERQVAAICRKVARRTAEGDTRRLRVGPRSLPAFLGPPRFLAEDRHGAGEVGVANGLAWTEHGGELLRVEVETTPGQGLVLTGQLGEVMKESGQAALTWARAHLARGGQDDAPIARRQVHVHVPAGAIPKDGPSAGITLATALVSLATGRAVRADVAMTGEVTLRGRVLPVGGIREKALAALRAGVTRVIVPERNLPDLEEIPREARRRLELVAVSRMEEVLAAALEGETPALRRVPPPRRGRASAAVPATAAGAPSVPGARDDA is encoded by the coding sequence ATGTCCGATCCCGACGACCCGATCGAGCTTCCCGACGAGCTGCCCGTCGTCCCGCTGCGCCAGTTCGTGGTCTTCCCCTACATGGCGCTGCCGCTCTTCCTGGCCCGCGACCGCTCGGTGCAGGCCGTGGACGAGGCCCTGGCGGGCGACCGCTGCGTGCTGCTGGTCGCCCAGCGCGACGGCGACCTCGAGGATCCGGACCCGGACGACCTGCACCCCTTCGGCACCGTGGCGATGGTGATGCGCTCGATGCGCCTGCCCGACGGGCGCGTCAAGGCGTTGGTCCAGGGCCTCGCGCGCGCACAGGTCGAGTCCTACTCCGAGACCGACGCGAGCTTCGCGATCCGCGCGCGGGTGCGCCCGGTGGAGGCCGATCGCGAGCCGCCCTGGTCGGTCGAGATCGAGGCCGTGATGCGCGCCGTGCGCTCACGGGTCGAGGAGCTGCTCGGCCTCAAGAGCCTGCCGCCCGAGGTGCTGGCGGTCGCCCAGAACGTGCAGGAGCCGGGGCGCCTCGCGGACCTGGTCGCCTCGAACCTGAAGCTGCGGCTCGGCGATGCGCAGGAGGTCCTGGCGCTGCGCGACCCGCTGGCGCGGCTGCGCCGCGTGGACACGCTCCTGCGCCGCGAGCTCGAGGTCTCCGCCGTGCAGGCGGAGATCCAGTCGCAGGCGAAGGAGGAGCTCTCGCGCGGGCACCGCGAGCAGTTCCTGCGCGAGCAGCTGCGCGCGATCCAGGCCGAGCTCGGCGACGCCGACCCGCGCTACGAGGAGATCGAGGAGTACCGCGAGAAGCTGCGGGCGGCCGAGCTGCCGGCCGAGGCCGAGGCCGAGGCGGCTCGCCAGCTCCAGCGGCTCGAGCGCATGCACCCCGACGGGCCCGAGGCGCAGGTGCTGCGCGGCTTCCTCGACTGGATGGTGGAGCTGCCCTGGTCGGCGGCGTCGCCCGACCGCATCGACCTCGCCCAGGCGCGCGCGATCCTCGACGCCGACCACGCCCACCTCGAGCGCATCAAGGACCGCATCCTCGAGCACCTCGGGGTGCGCAAGCTGCGGCCCGAGGCGCACGGCCCGATCCTGTGCTTCGTGGGCCCGCCCGGGGTCGGGAAGACCTCGCTCGGGCGCTCGATCGCGCGCGCGATGGGCCGCGAGTTCGTGCGCGTTTCGCTCGGCGGCGTGCGCGACGAGGCCGAGATCCGCGGCCATCGGCGCACCTACGTGGGCGCGTTGCCCGGCCGCATCCTCCAGGGCCTGCGCCAGGCGGGCACCCGCAACCCCGTCTTCATGCTCGACGAGATCGACAAGCTCGGCGCCGACTTCCGCGGCGACCCCGCCTCGGCGCTGCTCGAGGTGCTCGATCCCGAGCAGAACGCGAAGTTCAGCGACCACTACCTGAACACGCCCTTCGACCTCTCGCGGGTCCTGTGGATCACGACCGCGAATCTGCTCGACCCGATCCCGAGCCCCCTGCGCGACCGCATGGAGGTGATCCGCCTCTCCGGCTACACGCCCGAGGAGAAGGTCGAGATCGCCGGCTCGTTCCTGATCCCGCGCCAGATGGAGGAGCACGGGCTGCCCGCCGACCGCATCCAGTGGACGGCGGGCTCCGTCGAGCGGCTCGTCGCCGAGTACACCGCCGAGGCCGGGGTGCGGAACCTCGAGCGGCAGGTGGCGGCGATCTGCCGCAAGGTGGCGCGGCGCACCGCCGAGGGCGACACGCGCCGGCTCCGCGTCGGACCCCGCTCGCTGCCGGCCTTCCTGGGCCCGCCGCGCTTCCTGGCCGAGGACCGCCACGGCGCCGGTGAGGTCGGGGTCGCGAACGGGCTCGCCTGGACCGAGCACGGTGGCGAGCTGCTGCGGGTCGAGGTGGAGACCACGCCGGGCCAGGGCCTGGTGCTGACCGGCCAGCTCGGCGAGGTGATGAAGGAGTCCGGCCAGGCGGCGCTCACCTGGGCGCGCGCGCACCTCGCGCGCGGCGGCCAGGACGACGCGCCGATCGCGCGCCGCCAGGTCCACGTGCACGTGCCGGCGGGCGCCATCCCGAAGGACGGCCCGTCGGCGGGGATCACGCTCGCCACGGCGCTCGTGTCGCTCGCGACCGGCCGCGCGGTGCGCGCCGACGTGGCGATGACCGGCGAGGTCACCCTGCGCGGGCGGGTGCTGCCGGTGGGCGGGATCCGCGAGAAGGCGCTCGCCGCGCTGCGCGCCGGCGTGACCCGCGTGATCGTGCCCGAGCGCAACCTGCCCGATCTCGAGGAGATCCCGCGCGAGGCGCGCCGGCGGCTCGAGCTCGTCGCCGTCTCGCGCATGGAGGAGGTGCTGGCGGCCGCGCTCGAGGGGGAGACGCCGGCCCTGCGCCGCGTGCCTCCGCCGCGCCGCGGCCGGGCCTCGGCGGCCGTGCCGGCCACGGCCGCTGGCGCGCCCTCCGTACCCGGCGCTCGCGACGACGCTTGA
- the thiL gene encoding thiamine-phosphate kinase has translation MRRISEVGEFALIARIERALRRARAAGGPSVALGIGDDAALLRVRPGEQVAVSTDALVESVHFRWAHEPADAIGRRAMSAALSDLAAMGARPLGVVVALSVPPRLELARVDGLVRGLAAVARRCGAPLVGGNLTRGRDTTVALTAIGALRAGRALRRAAARPGDRVLVTGTLGGAALALARAERGRRRLPGRRGRGPEPRLDAGRAIAALPGAGACIDVSDGLLADLGHVLEASRVGATIDPARVPAPRGFARECAALGLDPLRLALAGGEDYELCFTVRPGAPGARALARRLGVRVTEIGRIEGRRGLRGVPGHGLPGWTHF, from the coding sequence GTGCGCAGGATCTCGGAGGTCGGCGAGTTCGCCCTGATCGCGCGCATCGAGCGCGCCTTGCGCCGTGCCCGCGCGGCCGGCGGCCCGTCGGTCGCGCTCGGCATCGGTGACGACGCCGCGCTGCTGCGGGTGCGGCCCGGCGAGCAGGTGGCGGTCTCGACCGATGCGCTCGTCGAGTCCGTGCACTTCCGCTGGGCGCACGAGCCGGCCGATGCGATCGGGCGTCGGGCGATGAGCGCGGCGCTCTCCGACCTGGCGGCGATGGGCGCGCGGCCGCTCGGGGTCGTGGTCGCGCTGTCCGTCCCGCCCCGGCTCGAGCTGGCGCGCGTCGACGGCCTCGTGCGCGGGCTCGCCGCCGTGGCGCGCCGCTGCGGCGCGCCGCTGGTCGGCGGCAACCTGACGCGCGGGCGCGACACGACCGTGGCCCTGACCGCGATCGGGGCCCTGCGGGCCGGACGCGCGCTGCGCCGCGCCGCGGCGCGGCCCGGCGACCGCGTGCTCGTGACCGGAACCCTCGGCGGCGCGGCCCTCGCCCTCGCTCGGGCAGAGCGCGGCCGCCGGCGCCTCCCCGGTCGCCGGGGGCGAGGACCGGAGCCTCGCCTCGACGCCGGCCGCGCAATCGCGGCGCTGCCGGGCGCCGGCGCCTGCATCGACGTCTCCGACGGCCTGCTCGCCGACCTCGGCCACGTCCTCGAGGCCTCCCGCGTCGGGGCGACGATCGACCCGGCGCGGGTGCCGGCGCCGCGAGGCTTCGCGCGGGAGTGCGCGGCGCTCGGGCTCGATCCCCTCCGCCTCGCGCTGGCTGGCGGGGAGGACTACGAGCTCTGCTTCACCGTGCGGCCCGGGGCGCCGGGGGCTCGAGCTCTCGCTCGCCGGCTCGGCGTCCGCGTCACCGAGATCGGCCGGATCGAAGGCCGGCGCGGGCTGCGGGGTGTGCCCGGGCACGGCCTCCCGGGCTGGACGCACTTCTAG
- a CDS encoding methyl-accepting chemotaxis protein, with the protein MRVPLSSKLVVRSLLVAAAVVSFPHLVVAAGLTVAAWVAPFVALGVGGGLGFFLSRELGHRFDALREVTARIRAGDLREAPLPRPSLFPDETDDIARSVQEMLASLREVVEQVQRIGERVSASAGGLSRSTRQSQASHEEASAAVEGVAKGVADQQALLEDAMRRIRDIAGTIELNASRAREAFGFSAEASQKAHAGVDVSRLALEKMKTVFQRVEQAGALVFQLEAKTRHVHQITEMIHSVAQRTNLLSLNASIEAARAGEAGRGFSVVADEIRKLAESSGRSAEEISKLMHEIQAETAEVADEMRQSGVVIGEGRDDVNTIAHSLEQIQSAVQEAAGRAEEIFQEADAQARDAERMVGGMDEIARVGIANGGAIREVSEAAQVQLAAIAETASSAHALTELADEMRGVLRRFQTGGAPPRAEAGT; encoded by the coding sequence GTGCGCGTGCCGCTCTCGTCCAAGCTCGTCGTCCGCTCGCTGCTCGTGGCGGCAGCCGTGGTGTCCTTCCCCCACCTGGTGGTGGCGGCCGGGCTCACGGTGGCCGCCTGGGTCGCGCCCTTCGTGGCGCTCGGGGTCGGCGGCGGCCTCGGCTTCTTCCTCTCCCGCGAGCTCGGCCACCGCTTCGACGCGCTGCGCGAGGTCACGGCGCGCATCCGTGCCGGCGATCTGCGTGAGGCTCCGCTGCCGCGTCCCTCGCTCTTCCCGGACGAGACCGACGACATCGCGCGCAGCGTGCAGGAGATGCTCGCCAGCCTGCGCGAGGTGGTCGAGCAGGTGCAGCGCATCGGCGAGCGCGTCTCGGCGTCGGCGGGCGGGCTCTCGCGCTCGACACGCCAGAGCCAGGCCAGCCACGAGGAGGCCTCGGCCGCCGTCGAAGGCGTGGCCAAGGGCGTCGCGGACCAGCAGGCGCTGCTCGAGGACGCGATGCGCCGGATTCGCGACATCGCCGGGACCATCGAGCTCAACGCCTCGCGCGCCCGCGAGGCCTTCGGCTTCTCCGCCGAGGCGAGCCAGAAGGCGCACGCGGGCGTCGACGTCTCGCGGCTCGCGCTCGAGAAGATGAAGACCGTGTTCCAGCGCGTCGAGCAGGCCGGCGCGCTGGTCTTCCAGCTCGAGGCGAAGACCCGCCACGTCCACCAGATCACCGAGATGATCCACAGCGTCGCGCAGCGCACGAACCTGCTGTCGCTGAACGCCTCGATCGAGGCGGCGCGTGCGGGCGAGGCCGGCCGCGGCTTCTCGGTCGTCGCCGACGAGATCCGCAAGCTCGCCGAGAGCTCCGGCCGCAGCGCCGAGGAGATCTCGAAGCTGATGCACGAGATCCAGGCGGAGACCGCCGAGGTGGCCGACGAGATGCGCCAGTCGGGAGTCGTGATCGGCGAGGGGCGCGACGACGTGAACACGATCGCCCACTCGCTCGAGCAGATCCAGTCGGCGGTGCAGGAAGCCGCCGGGCGTGCCGAGGAGATCTTCCAGGAAGCCGACGCACAGGCGCGTGACGCCGAGCGCATGGTGGGCGGCATGGACGAGATCGCGCGGGTCGGGATCGCGAACGGCGGCGCGATCCGCGAGGTGTCGGAGGCCGCGCAGGTGCAGCTCGCAGCGATCGCGGAGACGGCCTCGTCGGCGCACGCGCTCACCGAGCTGGCCGACGAGATGCGCGGCGTGCTGCGCCGCTTCCAGACCGGCGGCGCCCCGCCGCGCGCGGAGGCCGGGACGTGA